Below is a window of Georgenia soli DNA.
CGGTCAACGCCACGTTCGTCGCCGCCGCCGTGTCCCTGGCACTCGGGCTCTACATGTCCTCGCGCGCCGACGGGATCCCGCTGCTCTCCACGCTGGTGAACTTCGGCGCGATGACGGCCTTCCTGGTCCTCCACGCCGCCGTCGTGAACCACTTCGTCGTGCGCAACCGGTCCACGGACTACCTGCGCCACCTGGTGATGCCGATCATCGGGTTCGCGATCCTGCTGTTCGTCGTCATCAACGCCTCCATCGCGGCGCAGACCCTCGGGCTGACCTGGGCCGCGATCGGCGTCGTCATCCTTCTCATCCTCAAGGTGACCAAGCGCGAGCCGGAGCTCGCGGGAATGGAGCATCAGCCGTGACCGAGGTCTTCCCGCTGCACCCCGAGCCGGACCAGTACTCCTTCACCTTCGGCGGCAAGGAGCCGCTGCTGACGGTCCCGCCCGGCTCCGTCGTCGAGCTGAGCACCGAGGACTGCTACGGCGGGGCCGTGCGCTCGGTGGACGACCTGCCCTCGGTCGTGTGCAAGTTCCCGTTCCTCAACCCGGTCACCGGTCCGATCGCCGTCGACGGCGCCGAGCCGGGCGACATCCTCGCGGTCCACCTGGCCGAGGTACGGCCCCGCCGCGACTGGGCGGTCTCGTCGACGTTCCCGCACTTCGGTGCGCTCACCACCACGCACACGACGGCGATGCTCCACGACGCCCTCGAGGAGCGGGTGTGGATGTACGAGCTCGACGTCGAGGCGGGGACGTGCCGGTTCTCGGCGCGGAACTCCGACTACGTCGTCGACCTGCCGCTCGACCCCTTCCACGGCACCATCGGCGTGGCCCCCGACGCGTTCGAGCGGATCGTCACCGTGACGCCGTCGTTCCACGGCGGCAACATGGACACCCCCGAGACGCGTGCGGGGTCGACCGTGTACTTCCCCGTCTTCGTCGACGGCGCCCACCTCTCCCTCGGCGACGGGCACGGACGCCAGGGGGAGGGGGAGGTCTGCGGGACCGCGGTCGAGGCGGCCATGGCGACGACGATCGTCGTCGACGTCATCAAGGGCTCCGACCCGATCGCGACGCCACGCATCGAGGACGACCGGTTCATCATGACCACCGGGTCCGTG
It encodes the following:
- a CDS encoding acetamidase/formamidase family protein → MTEVFPLHPEPDQYSFTFGGKEPLLTVPPGSVVELSTEDCYGGAVRSVDDLPSVVCKFPFLNPVTGPIAVDGAEPGDILAVHLAEVRPRRDWAVSSTFPHFGALTTTHTTAMLHDALEERVWMYELDVEAGTCRFSARNSDYVVDLPLDPFHGTIGVAPDAFERIVTVTPSFHGGNMDTPETRAGSTVYFPVFVDGAHLSLGDGHGRQGEGEVCGTAVEAAMATTIVVDVIKGSDPIATPRIEDDRFIMTTGSVKPLEDAFRLSQTELVRWTQSLTGMDALDAYQLVSQAGLSPAGNVVDTNYTMVAKLPKTVLHGASVYDDVHDRLRRTGEEHLRTR